In Candidatus Nealsonbacteria bacterium DGGOD1a, one DNA window encodes the following:
- a CDS encoding trypsin-like peptidase domain-containing protein: MPKQRITRSPIVSVAKKVCPAVITIVVSKDVSKVEGFYFVPLGDQQTVIPKINNSKEKTKIGGGSGFVISPDGYILTCSHVVDDVDASYTAIIDPEHKYACQVLAKDPLIDVAILKINAERLPSLTMGNSTKIQLGEDVLAVGNPMGEFDDTLSAGIVSGLSRKITAYGGSKMQETSLRGLIQTDAAINPGNSGGPLVNMNAEAIGINTAMVMGAQNLGFAIPVNYAKKMLDEVLKYGKLKRPFMGIRYVILNAEITQANKLPVDYGALIVRETFGEPAVIPGSAADLAGLKEYDIILEFGGQKISNERLLTDILQDCKIGDEIPIAVMRDGKIIKLGIRLLEKKSC; encoded by the coding sequence ATGCCAAAACAAAGAATAACCCGCTCGCCGATCGTTTCGGTTGCCAAGAAAGTGTGTCCGGCGGTAATCACCATTGTCGTCTCCAAAGATGTTTCCAAAGTGGAAGGATTTTATTTTGTGCCGCTGGGAGACCAGCAAACCGTAATTCCCAAGATCAACAATTCCAAAGAAAAAACCAAGATCGGCGGCGGATCGGGATTCGTCATTTCGCCGGACGGATATATTCTCACTTGCTCGCATGTGGTTGACGATGTCGATGCCAGCTATACCGCGATTATCGACCCGGAGCATAAATATGCCTGCCAAGTTCTGGCCAAAGACCCGCTAATCGATGTAGCGATTCTAAAAATCAACGCCGAACGGTTGCCAAGTTTAACAATGGGAAATTCGACAAAAATACAACTGGGCGAAGATGTGCTGGCCGTGGGCAATCCCATGGGAGAATTCGACGATACCCTATCAGCCGGCATCGTTTCCGGTTTGAGCCGCAAAATCACCGCCTATGGCGGAAGCAAAATGCAGGAAACCAGCCTCCGCGGCCTGATCCAAACCGACGCAGCCATCAACCCGGGAAATTCCGGCGGGCCGCTGGTGAATATGAACGCCGAAGCCATCGGCATCAATACCGCCATGGTTATGGGCGCGCAAAATCTGGGATTTGCCATCCCGGTCAACTATGCCAAAAAGATGCTTGACGAAGTTCTCAAATACGGCAAATTAAAACGGCCGTTCATGGGTATCCGCTATGTGATCCTCAATGCCGAAATCACGCAGGCCAACAAGCTTCCGGTTGACTACGGCGCCTTGATCGTGCGCGAAACATTCGGCGAACCGGCGGTGATCCCGGGAAGCGCCGCGGACCTCGCCGGGTTGAAAGAATATGATATCATTTTGGAATTCGGCGGCCAAAAAATCTCCAATGAACGGCTGTTAACCGATATTCTGCAAGATTGCAAAATCGGAGACGAAATTCCAATAGCGGTGATGCGCGACGGCAAGATCATCAAACTTGGCATCCGATTGCTGGAAAAAAAGAGCTGCTAG
- a CDS encoding DUF378 domain-containing protein yields the protein MKLNWLDIAALVLVIAGGLNWGLFGLFDYDLVAQLFGAAPIVAKIVYDLVGLSAIYLAIVAPKLARQQQ from the coding sequence ATGAAACTTAATTGGCTCGACATTGCGGCTCTTGTTTTGGTGATCGCGGGAGGTTTGAATTGGGGATTATTCGGCCTTTTTGATTATGATTTGGTGGCGCAATTATTCGGCGCGGCGCCGATTGTTGCCAAAATCGTTTACGATCTGGTTGGATTGTCCGCCATTTACCTGGCGATTGTCGCGCCCAAATTGGCAAGGCAACAGCAATAG
- a CDS encoding HAD-IB family phosphatase, with amino-acid sequence MSNKKLICFDVDGTLTENKSSWAFLTGNLGCPVEKVVEIYEKTENGSMPFEEGVDCLEKMYFESGKASKQNIQDIFNKISLRDDAKETVDYLKQSGYGVYLISGSIDLYLDIVAQKVEADGFFGHASFDFDNSGALAKINYGREQGPTKARQIKELSRKLDVPDRQVIFVGDSRNDIEAFKLTGHGIAIYPYDRELEKIAWKKIKSLSEIKNILQ; translated from the coding sequence ATGTCTAATAAAAAACTGATTTGTTTTGATGTTGACGGAACATTGACCGAAAACAAATCTTCGTGGGCGTTTCTTACCGGTAATTTGGGTTGCCCGGTTGAAAAGGTGGTTGAAATATATGAAAAAACCGAAAATGGTTCGATGCCGTTTGAGGAAGGCGTCGATTGTCTTGAAAAAATGTATTTTGAGAGCGGCAAAGCTTCCAAACAAAATATTCAAGATATTTTCAATAAAATCTCTTTAAGGGATGACGCAAAAGAAACGGTTGATTATCTCAAGCAGTCGGGCTATGGAGTGTATTTGATTTCAGGAAGCATCGATCTTTATCTGGATATTGTCGCGCAAAAGGTGGAAGCGGATGGTTTTTTTGGCCATGCGTCATTCGATTTTGACAATAGCGGAGCGCTCGCGAAAATCAATTACGGCCGCGAACAAGGGCCGACGAAAGCCAGACAAATAAAAGAACTTTCGCGGAAGCTGGATGTGCCGGACCGGCAAGTAATTTTTGTCGGTGACAGCCGAAACGACATTGAAGCTTTTAAGCTCACCGGGCATGGAATCGCGATTTATCCTTATGATCGGGAATTGGAAAAAATCGCATGGAAAAAAATCAAATCATTGTCAGAAATCAAGAATATATTACAATAA
- a CDS encoding glycosyltransferase → MKKILAISMKTGWGHIKAAEALKDYAKNNLPDFKIRHVDLCEIEPGLGKFFEIFYDITNDRLPTIWGAVYETFDKEMVSSAFRKANGFQRLFRRRIGRYLRRQAVDGVIFTNVIPAPMVAPVCREIYPQIPMAVVVTDYHGHSYYNVPLIDRYFVAIPEVKNDLIRVGVDEQKIAVTGIPVGQKFYGRYDQSGLKRKLGFGNGFKTVTFISRLSKDFVIPVIKGLLEREEKINLVMVCGGNNDLYKKIKNEIPPRKNFKLVNWTNRIDEYMKIADAVISKPGGLVISECLVLGRKIIMTDPIPGQEERNAEFIAKYGYGVLALAPDEIVAAVEKILIMPRAGQGAARSDSCAEILKYFE, encoded by the coding sequence ATGAAAAAGATTTTGGCGATCTCAATGAAAACCGGGTGGGGCCATATTAAAGCCGCGGAGGCGTTGAAAGACTATGCCAAAAATAATTTGCCGGATTTTAAGATCAGGCATGTCGACCTTTGCGAGATCGAACCGGGACTCGGCAAATTTTTCGAAATTTTTTATGACATTACCAACGACCGTTTGCCAACGATTTGGGGCGCGGTTTATGAAACATTCGACAAAGAGATGGTTTCTTCGGCGTTTCGCAAAGCGAACGGATTCCAGAGATTGTTCCGGCGCCGCATTGGCCGTTATTTAAGAAGGCAAGCCGTGGACGGAGTTATTTTCACCAATGTCATCCCCGCGCCCATGGTGGCGCCGGTGTGCCGCGAAATTTATCCTCAAATACCGATGGCGGTTGTGGTCACCGATTACCATGGCCACTCTTATTATAATGTGCCGCTGATCGACCGGTATTTCGTGGCGATTCCCGAAGTTAAGAACGATTTGATCCGGGTGGGCGTGGACGAACAAAAAATTGCCGTTACCGGCATACCCGTCGGCCAGAAATTTTACGGCCGCTACGATCAAAGCGGCTTGAAACGCAAGCTTGGGTTTGGCAATGGTTTTAAAACGGTGACATTCATCAGCCGCTTGTCAAAGGATTTCGTAATTCCGGTTATCAAAGGGTTGCTGGAACGCGAAGAAAAAATAAATTTGGTAATGGTTTGCGGCGGCAATAATGATCTTTATAAAAAAATCAAAAATGAAATCCCGCCGCGAAAAAATTTTAAATTGGTTAATTGGACCAACCGCATCGACGAATATATGAAAATTGCCGACGCGGTGATCAGCAAGCCCGGGGGATTGGTGATTTCGGAGTGTCTGGTGCTTGGCAGGAAGATAATTATGACCGATCCGATTCCGGGCCAGGAAGAACGCAACGCGGAGTTTATTGCCAAATACGGCTATGGCGTGTTGGCGCTTGCGCCGGATGAAATCGTCGCGGCGGTTGAAAAGATATTGATTATGCCGCGCGCCGGACAGGGAGCGGCGCGGTCCGATTCTTGCGCGGAAATTTTAAAATATTTTGAATAA
- a CDS encoding BrnA antitoxin family protein: MNGKNKKLKVIPKFKSQDEEREFWAKNDSGDYIDWSAAKTDAQFSNLKFSTRAISIRLPENMIVKLKEIANKRDVPYQSLVKMILADKIKEEMGAK; encoded by the coding sequence ATGAACGGTAAAAATAAAAAACTTAAAGTTATCCCGAAATTTAAATCCCAAGATGAAGAGCGGGAGTTTTGGGCTAAAAACGACAGTGGCGATTATATTGATTGGAGCGCGGCAAAAACCGATGCCCAATTTTCCAATTTGAAATTTTCCACTCGCGCAATTTCCATTCGTTTGCCGGAAAATATGATTGTTAAATTAAAAGAAATCGCCAATAAGCGGGATGTGCCATATCAATCTTTGGTTAAAATGATTCTTGCGGATAAGATTAAGGAGGAAATGGGCGCAAAATAA
- a CDS encoding BrnT family toxin: protein MDGEKRFYALGRTNESRFLFEVFTIRNFKIRVISSRSMNKNERDIYLKQYER, encoded by the coding sequence TTGGATGGCGAAAAGCGTTTTTACGCCCTTGGCCGTACCAACGAAAGCAGATTTTTATTTGAAGTGTTTACGATTAGAAATTTTAAAATACGCGTTATATCGTCCCGCTCGATGAACAAAAACGAAAGGGACATTTACTTGAAACAATATGAACGGTAA
- a CDS encoding ISNCY family transposase, giving the protein MEKEIIGMTQKDLAKYQVIKNLIAKLINGTDAAKQLSLSVRQVKRLKARTIANGAKGIIHKLRGRESNHKTDPALYQEAKDIIETNYPDFGPVFAHEKLVEIHRLDIGPAATRNLMIKEKIWIPKKRKRNKQYRSQRERKDSFGEMIQFDGCYHFWFEGRGGEFCLLSGIDDATGKPVKLKLGTSEGIQDVFAYWKEYIQKYGKPIAIYLDKFSTYKINHKNAKDNHELLTQFQRACKELDIALITAHSPQAKGRVENPFGTFQDRLVKELRLQNISTVEEANEFLEEFWAGDYGKRFAVAPKIKTDLHRKLTDKELSNLDAIFSVQSTRQVKNDFTIQFKNHWYQLSKEQPLTIRRQEKALVEERLDGSLAIRLRGKYLNFKLLPAKPQKAAEPLPVAIAASKARTPAPNHPWRGKFAKLEEYEKVFS; this is encoded by the coding sequence ATGGAAAAAGAAATTATTGGTATGACGCAAAAAGATTTAGCCAAGTATCAAGTGATCAAGAATTTGATTGCCAAATTGATCAACGGCACGGACGCGGCCAAGCAATTATCTCTGTCGGTAAGGCAGGTAAAGCGTTTGAAGGCAAGAACAATCGCCAATGGCGCCAAAGGCATCATTCACAAATTAAGAGGCAGGGAAAGCAACCACAAAACCGATCCGGCATTGTATCAAGAAGCCAAAGATATAATTGAAACAAATTACCCTGATTTCGGTCCCGTATTCGCCCATGAAAAGCTGGTGGAAATCCATCGTCTGGATATCGGCCCGGCCGCCACGCGAAACTTGATGATCAAAGAAAAAATCTGGATTCCCAAAAAACGAAAGCGCAACAAACAATATCGCTCCCAAAGGGAACGCAAGGACAGTTTCGGCGAGATGATCCAGTTTGACGGTTGCTACCATTTCTGGTTTGAAGGTCGCGGCGGGGAATTTTGCCTGCTCTCCGGCATTGACGATGCCACCGGCAAGCCGGTCAAGCTCAAACTCGGCACAAGCGAAGGCATTCAAGATGTCTTTGCCTACTGGAAGGAATACATTCAAAAATACGGCAAGCCGATTGCCATCTACTTGGACAAATTCAGCACTTACAAAATCAACCACAAGAACGCCAAAGACAATCATGAGCTGTTAACGCAATTTCAAAGGGCTTGCAAAGAATTGGATATTGCCCTGATCACCGCCCACAGTCCGCAAGCCAAAGGCCGGGTGGAGAATCCTTTCGGCACCTTCCAAGACCGGCTGGTAAAGGAATTGCGCTTGCAAAACATTTCCACTGTTGAAGAAGCCAATGAGTTTTTGGAAGAATTCTGGGCCGGCGACTACGGCAAAAGATTCGCCGTCGCTCCCAAAATCAAGACCGATCTGCATCGCAAACTGACCGACAAGGAATTATCGAATTTGGACGCGATATTCTCGGTCCAGTCAACCCGGCAAGTGAAAAATGACTTTACCATTCAATTCAAAAATCATTGGTATCAATTAAGCAAAGAACAGCCATTAACAATCCGGCGGCAAGAAAAAGCGCTGGTTGAAGAACGGCTTGACGGATCGCTGGCGATCAGATTGCGCGGCAAATACTTGAATTTCAAGCTTTTGCCGGCCAAGCCGCAAAAGGCGGCTGAGCCGCTGCCGGTGGCTATTGCGGCGAGCAAGGCGCGCACTCCGGCGCCGAACCATCCCTGGCGCGGAAAGTTTGCCAAGCTGGAAGAATACGAAAAGGTATTTTCTTGA
- a CDS encoding BrnT family toxin: MNEFDFSDIQGFDWDSGNIDKNWTKHKVLFWECEDVI, encoded by the coding sequence ATGAATGAATTTGATTTTAGCGATATCCAGGGATTTGATTGGGATAGCGGCAATATTGATAAAAATTGGACAAAACACAAAGTTTTGTTTTGGGAATGCGAGGATGTCATTTAA
- a CDS encoding acyl-CoA carboxylase subunit beta has product MNFEKEIEQLNKNLEGLENSELIEKQHQKGKMAARERIAALIDPETFVEFDPFAETRFSRFGLDKKRAAGDAVIAGFGKINNRPVCVYSQDFTKVGGGSLGEMHGKKIIKVIDRARKIGCPIIGIIDSGGARIQEGIASLDGYAGIFNAMVKASGVVPQISVIVGPSAGGACYAPGLSDFVFMVDGISQMFITGPEVIKKVTGEEVSFDALGGANAHCAKSGCAQFRCAGEKDCFAGVKKLLGYLPQNNMDDAPRSKSILAELFEKEDNAKLLDIVPEDGGKGYDMKAVIEEIFDKNSFFEIQPEFAVNAIVGLARLGGYVTGVVANQPKTMAGVLDIDSSDKIARFVRLCDSFNIALVNLVDTSGYLPGANQEHNGIIRHGAKVLYAYAEASVPKISVIIRKAFGGAYIAMASRALGYDCVLAWPGAQIAVMGPEQAVGIIYRRELAERNDAPKFEQEKINEMKLLNSAFEAAKMGQVDMVINPKDTRSILTKLLESLLTKREEKIQRKHGNTPL; this is encoded by the coding sequence ATGAATTTTGAAAAAGAAATCGAACAATTAAACAAAAACTTGGAGGGGTTGGAAAACTCCGAATTGATCGAAAAGCAGCATCAAAAAGGGAAGATGGCGGCGCGGGAAAGGATTGCCGCGCTGATTGATCCGGAAACATTCGTGGAGTTTGATCCGTTCGCGGAAACAAGATTTTCCCGTTTTGGGTTGGACAAAAAGAGAGCCGCGGGCGACGCGGTGATCGCCGGTTTTGGCAAAATCAACAACCGGCCGGTTTGCGTTTACAGCCAGGATTTTACCAAGGTGGGCGGCGGTTCGTTGGGCGAAATGCACGGCAAAAAAATTATTAAAGTGATTGATCGGGCGCGCAAGATCGGTTGTCCGATAATCGGTATCATTGATTCGGGCGGCGCGCGGATTCAGGAAGGCATCGCCAGTCTGGACGGTTACGCGGGGATATTCAACGCGATGGTCAAGGCTTCGGGGGTGGTGCCGCAAATCAGCGTTATCGTCGGGCCGTCGGCCGGCGGCGCGTGCTACGCGCCGGGATTGTCGGATTTTGTTTTTATGGTCGACGGCATTTCGCAAATGTTTATCACCGGGCCGGAAGTGATTAAAAAGGTTACCGGCGAGGAGGTATCGTTCGACGCGCTGGGGGGAGCCAACGCTCATTGCGCCAAAAGCGGTTGCGCCCAATTCCGCTGTGCCGGCGAGAAAGACTGTTTTGCCGGCGTTAAAAAACTTCTGGGTTATTTGCCGCAGAACAATATGGATGACGCGCCGCGGTCAAAAAGCATTTTGGCGGAGCTGTTCGAAAAAGAGGACAATGCCAAACTCTTAGACATTGTTCCCGAAGACGGCGGCAAAGGCTATGATATGAAAGCGGTGATCGAAGAGATCTTCGATAAAAATTCATTTTTTGAGATCCAGCCGGAATTTGCGGTTAACGCGATCGTTGGTTTGGCCCGTTTGGGCGGTTATGTCACGGGCGTGGTGGCCAACCAGCCCAAAACGATGGCCGGAGTTTTGGATATTGATTCTTCGGACAAAATCGCGCGGTTTGTGCGGTTGTGCGACTCCTTTAACATCGCATTGGTCAATTTGGTTGATACTTCCGGATATCTTCCCGGCGCCAATCAAGAACACAACGGGATTATTCGCCATGGCGCCAAAGTTTTGTACGCTTATGCCGAAGCCAGCGTGCCCAAGATCAGCGTGATTATCCGCAAGGCGTTTGGCGGCGCGTATATTGCCATGGCCAGCCGCGCTTTGGGTTACGATTGCGTTCTTGCCTGGCCGGGGGCGCAGATCGCGGTGATGGGGCCGGAACAGGCGGTGGGAATTATTTACCGCCGCGAATTGGCGGAGCGCAATGACGCGCCCAAATTCGAGCAGGAAAAAATCAACGAAATGAAACTGCTGAACAGCGCTTTCGAAGCGGCGAAAATGGGCCAGGTGGATATGGTAATCAATCCCAAAGATACCCGTTCGATTCTGACCAAATTGCTGGAATCGTTATTAACCAAGCGCGAAGAGAAGATTCAGCGCAAGCACGGGAACACCCCGCTGTGA